A genome region from Panicum virgatum strain AP13 chromosome 4K, P.virgatum_v5, whole genome shotgun sequence includes the following:
- the LOC120703817 gene encoding atherin-like isoform X2: MLAPILPALSPAAARAAAPSLRSWLMLGPILPAPPPAAARASTPPPRRSLSSSVFYAHPSLTPQLRSARPRPRRSTGSAPPPAAWGLFRLGVVGAPDVYPPPRPAEAKIAAVGVRDCPHLAGAAAPPLPRGSCARIAGATSHPSSLGATFASGHLP; the protein is encoded by the exons ATGCTTGCCCCCATCTTACCGGCGCTCTCGCCGGCCGCTGCTAGGGCCGCCGCCCCGTCACTGCGGTCGTGGCTCATGCTTGGCCCCATCTTGCCGGCGCCCCCGCCAGCCGCTGCTAGggcctccaccccgccgccgcggcgttcgCTGTCGAGCAGCGTGTTCTACGCGCATCCAAGCCTGACGCCGCAGCTGCgctcggcgcggccgcggccgcgccgcagcACCGGGTCCGCGCCGCCCCCCGCTGCGTGGGGCCTATTTCGCCTCGGCGTCGTCGGCGCCCCGGACGTgtacccgccgccgcgccccgcagAGGCCAAGATCGCTGCCGTCGGGGTTCGTGATTGCCCCCATCTTGCTGGTGCCGCCGCTCCCCCGCTGCCGAGAGGCTCGTGCGCTCGCATCGCCGGCGCCACGTCCCATCCATCCTCTCTAGGCGCCACCTTCGCATCTGGACATCTG CCATGA
- the LOC120703817 gene encoding atherin-like isoform X1, giving the protein MLAPILPALSPAAARAAAPSLRSWLMLGPILPAPPPAAARASTPPPRRSLSSSVFYAHPSLTPQLRSARPRPRRSTGSAPPPAAWGLFRLGVVGAPDVYPPPRPAEAKIAAVGVRDCPHLAGAAAPPLPRGSCARIAGATSHPSSLGATFASGHLQP; this is encoded by the exons ATGCTTGCCCCCATCTTACCGGCGCTCTCGCCGGCCGCTGCTAGGGCCGCCGCCCCGTCACTGCGGTCGTGGCTCATGCTTGGCCCCATCTTGCCGGCGCCCCCGCCAGCCGCTGCTAGggcctccaccccgccgccgcggcgttcgCTGTCGAGCAGCGTGTTCTACGCGCATCCAAGCCTGACGCCGCAGCTGCgctcggcgcggccgcggccgcgccgcagcACCGGGTCCGCGCCGCCCCCCGCTGCGTGGGGCCTATTTCGCCTCGGCGTCGTCGGCGCCCCGGACGTgtacccgccgccgcgccccgcagAGGCCAAGATCGCTGCCGTCGGGGTTCGTGATTGCCCCCATCTTGCTGGTGCCGCCGCTCCCCCGCTGCCGAGAGGCTCGTGCGCTCGCATCGCCGGCGCCACGTCCCATCCATCCTCTCTAGGCGCCACCTTCGCATCTGGACATCTG CAGCCATGA